One genomic window of Polyangium aurulentum includes the following:
- a CDS encoding serine/threonine-protein kinase, whose translation MKSGDTIGGKYRLTQQLGEGAMGAVWEAVNERTGRKVALKLILKPTPDHRVRLLREARACGSLSHRNIVELYDVGETAEGEPFLVMQLLQGETLADLLKVRRRIEPALAARIGRDIASALATAHAAQIVHRDLKPANIFLHREQGMGAEEFVVKVVDFGVAKNLEGADGPATVTNMAVGSPAYMSPEQVRVAKDLDQTTDIWSLGIVLYEMLTGVRPFGGAVADVIRQILVAPIPPVSSRLRSVPPELDSIVARCLERDQKKRIASAAELAQLLGAHAEASRDMSLQALLPAGRPRTQTWTGTEGAPVSAPASAPVRPAMGSVPEIGPGSGFGRPAMNSVPEVAAPRAAMGSMPEVGAPRPPMGSVPQVEEVDDLAATRPMMNRDALAMMKPRGSSPGRDAAPSSAAPATGTQMLSPSEPIASPAPDWRKEWQASASKQSSANMPLVNVDEAAQGGTMALSLEQVARATTTAAVTTTGAGAMVHPAAGAVAAPARRARRGSGWIVAAVGIGVAAVAVLGVVLVVSFSSEPEAAAPKVAATSAPSAAVGEVKPAATVAPMAPQDPTPPPPPKEPEPAATASPTAAAPTAPVVKYPPCGEGHWTNCTPVKPKPAPVPTTKPTTTTKPTTTTAKPTTTTKSTTKSGTSGSTKTPGTRGGYAPRGI comes from the coding sequence ATGAAGTCGGGGGACACCATTGGCGGCAAGTACCGGCTCACCCAACAGCTCGGCGAGGGCGCCATGGGCGCGGTGTGGGAGGCCGTCAACGAGCGCACGGGCCGGAAGGTTGCGCTGAAGCTGATCCTGAAGCCGACGCCCGATCACCGGGTGCGGCTGCTGCGCGAGGCGCGCGCGTGCGGGAGCCTGTCGCATCGGAACATCGTCGAGCTGTACGACGTCGGCGAGACGGCCGAGGGCGAGCCGTTCCTGGTCATGCAGCTCCTGCAGGGGGAGACGCTCGCGGATCTGCTCAAGGTCCGGCGGCGCATCGAGCCCGCGCTCGCCGCGCGCATCGGGCGCGACATCGCGAGCGCGCTGGCGACGGCGCACGCCGCGCAGATCGTGCACCGCGATCTCAAGCCCGCGAATATCTTCTTGCACCGCGAGCAGGGAATGGGTGCCGAGGAGTTCGTGGTCAAAGTGGTCGACTTCGGGGTCGCCAAGAACCTCGAGGGGGCCGATGGCCCTGCGACGGTCACCAATATGGCGGTGGGATCGCCCGCGTACATGAGCCCCGAGCAGGTGCGCGTGGCGAAGGACCTCGATCAAACGACCGATATCTGGTCGCTGGGCATCGTGCTTTACGAGATGCTCACCGGCGTGCGTCCCTTCGGGGGCGCGGTGGCGGACGTGATCCGGCAGATCCTGGTGGCGCCGATCCCGCCTGTCTCGAGCCGTTTGCGGAGCGTGCCTCCGGAGCTCGACAGCATCGTGGCGCGCTGTCTCGAGCGGGACCAGAAGAAGCGAATCGCGAGCGCGGCGGAGCTCGCGCAACTGCTGGGAGCGCATGCGGAGGCGAGCAGGGACATGAGCTTGCAGGCCTTGCTGCCTGCGGGCCGGCCGCGCACGCAAACGTGGACGGGGACGGAGGGCGCTCCGGTCTCCGCGCCGGCCTCTGCGCCCGTGCGTCCCGCGATGGGCTCGGTGCCGGAGATCGGGCCCGGGTCGGGGTTTGGCCGGCCTGCGATGAACTCGGTGCCGGAGGTGGCTGCGCCGCGCGCAGCAATGGGCTCGATGCCGGAGGTCGGCGCGCCGCGCCCGCCGATGGGCTCGGTGCCGCAAGTGGAGGAGGTCGACGATCTCGCCGCGACGCGGCCGATGATGAATCGCGACGCGCTGGCGATGATGAAGCCGCGCGGGAGCTCTCCGGGGCGCGACGCGGCGCCTTCCTCGGCGGCGCCTGCCACGGGAACGCAGATGTTGTCCCCGAGCGAGCCGATCGCCTCGCCGGCGCCCGACTGGCGAAAAGAATGGCAGGCGTCGGCGAGCAAGCAATCCTCGGCAAACATGCCGCTCGTCAATGTCGATGAGGCGGCGCAGGGCGGAACGATGGCGCTGTCGCTCGAGCAGGTGGCGCGCGCGACGACGACCGCGGCGGTGACGACGACCGGGGCCGGCGCGATGGTGCATCCTGCTGCGGGGGCCGTGGCGGCGCCTGCGCGTCGTGCGCGGCGGGGGAGCGGGTGGATTGTCGCGGCGGTCGGGATTGGCGTGGCCGCAGTGGCGGTGCTCGGGGTGGTGCTGGTCGTGAGCTTTTCGTCGGAGCCGGAGGCGGCTGCGCCAAAGGTTGCGGCGACGAGCGCGCCGAGTGCGGCAGTGGGGGAGGTAAAGCCGGCGGCGACGGTGGCGCCGATGGCTCCGCAGGATCCGACGCCACCGCCGCCGCCGAAAGAGCCGGAGCCGGCGGCCACGGCGAGTCCGACTGCGGCGGCGCCGACGGCGCCTGTCGTGAAGTATCCGCCTTGCGGGGAAGGGCACTGGACGAACTGCACGCCGGTGAAACCAAAGCCAGCGCCCGTGCCGACGACCAAGCCGACGACGACGACCAAGCCGACGACGACCACTGCCAAGCCGACGACGACCACCAAGTCAACGACCAAATCGGGCACCTCGGGGTCCACCAAGACGCCTGGTACGAGGGGTGGTTACGCTCCCAGAGGAATTTGA
- a CDS encoding serine/threonine-protein kinase: protein MNVGERVGGKYRLLRQIGAGAMGTVWEAANEATSRRVAIKLLNRPSDDLRHRLLREARACGAIVHRNVIEIYDVGETDQGEPFLVMQLLEGETLADLLARQRRLSPAVAAHIGRDIARALAAAHEAHIIHRDLKPANVFLHQEAGTEGQVVKVLDFGVAKSLDANDPLVTIVGGAVGSPAYMSPEQIRAEKNLDPRTDLWSLGVVLFEMLAGVRPFPGGGQELLSRVLVGPIPRVSQVVRHVDASFDALVARCMERERERRMTSAVELAHALETFIGAEEGSRVHVGLAERALLGSVPDIGSHLDTTMPLPQQAAARSPSMPDAPASSLEVTVPLADAMPRVGKQGTLLTVGPSALPMTGPRGTALLGDVRARLEQAGAFAPPSSPTAAVTSTAAVVQPGPSSAAAASVMTSGAATSARPPRRGVVTAAAAIAGVLVIAAIGLAVGFSTMSGNAPAASTAPAAGDTAKAAADPVPNGIAAEVVTAAAHQAPAPTASPEASAQPTASPAPSGMTSRTAPPPVHVPAPKPSSTQAAPAGAKPSSGTKKPACTGGTFLKKCK from the coding sequence ATGAACGTCGGGGAAAGGGTTGGAGGCAAGTACCGACTCCTACGCCAGATCGGCGCGGGTGCGATGGGTACCGTGTGGGAGGCGGCGAACGAGGCTACCTCTCGGCGCGTGGCCATCAAGCTGCTCAACCGTCCCTCGGACGACCTCCGGCACCGGCTCCTGCGCGAAGCCCGTGCTTGCGGCGCCATCGTGCACCGCAACGTGATCGAGATCTACGACGTCGGCGAGACGGACCAGGGCGAGCCGTTCCTGGTCATGCAGCTCCTCGAGGGCGAGACGCTCGCGGACCTTCTGGCGCGACAGCGGCGGCTTTCGCCTGCGGTAGCCGCGCACATCGGGCGCGACATCGCTCGCGCGCTCGCGGCTGCGCACGAGGCGCACATCATCCATCGCGACCTCAAACCGGCCAATGTGTTCCTGCACCAGGAGGCGGGCACCGAGGGGCAGGTCGTGAAGGTGCTCGATTTCGGCGTCGCCAAGAGCCTGGACGCGAACGACCCGCTGGTCACCATCGTCGGCGGCGCAGTGGGCTCGCCGGCATACATGAGCCCGGAGCAGATCCGGGCCGAAAAAAACCTCGATCCACGCACCGATCTTTGGTCGCTCGGCGTTGTGCTCTTCGAGATGCTGGCCGGCGTGCGGCCCTTTCCGGGTGGCGGGCAGGAGCTGCTCTCGCGCGTGCTCGTCGGGCCGATTCCGCGCGTGTCGCAGGTCGTGCGGCACGTGGATGCATCTTTCGATGCGCTCGTGGCGCGCTGCATGGAGCGCGAGCGGGAACGGCGCATGACGTCGGCGGTGGAGCTGGCGCATGCGCTCGAGACCTTCATCGGTGCGGAAGAGGGATCGCGGGTGCACGTGGGTTTGGCGGAGCGCGCGCTGCTGGGCTCCGTGCCGGATATCGGGAGCCACCTGGACACGACAATGCCGCTCCCCCAGCAAGCCGCGGCGCGCTCCCCGTCCATGCCCGATGCCCCGGCGAGCTCGCTCGAGGTGACAGTGCCGCTGGCGGATGCAATGCCGCGTGTCGGCAAGCAGGGGACGCTGCTCACGGTGGGGCCATCCGCGCTGCCAATGACGGGACCGCGCGGGACGGCGCTCCTCGGAGACGTGCGGGCGCGGCTAGAGCAGGCGGGCGCATTCGCTCCGCCTTCTTCGCCGACGGCAGCGGTGACCTCGACGGCAGCGGTGGTGCAGCCGGGGCCATCTTCCGCGGCGGCTGCGAGCGTGATGACGAGCGGCGCTGCCACGAGCGCACGCCCGCCTCGGCGTGGGGTGGTCACGGCCGCGGCGGCGATCGCGGGCGTACTCGTGATTGCTGCGATTGGCCTGGCAGTCGGTTTCTCGACAATGAGCGGCAATGCGCCGGCAGCGTCCACGGCGCCAGCGGCGGGCGATACGGCCAAGGCTGCAGCGGATCCGGTGCCGAATGGGATCGCCGCCGAAGTCGTCACGGCTGCGGCGCACCAGGCGCCCGCGCCGACGGCGAGCCCAGAGGCGTCGGCGCAGCCCACGGCGAGCCCAGCGCCGAGTGGCATGACGTCGCGGACGGCCCCTCCTCCTGTTCATGTGCCTGCGCCGAAGCCGTCGTCGACCCAGGCGGCGCCCGCCGGCGCGAAGCCCTCGTCAGGTACGAAGAAGCCGGCGTGCACGGGCGGCACGTTCCTCAAAAAATGTAAGTGA
- a CDS encoding serine/threonine-protein kinase: MSGKRLLEELGRLAREEDIMADPRWDALAAGTATPEDEAALLALASRYPKARAAYEALRPMDEAAMDRLVERVVRELEPRDSEAPSRNNAEGLLARAGRVLDAWTGRRFFRSRTPSRVEAAVPRRLPRGTLAGKYKLTSQIGAGAMGSVWEGVNTRTGRKVAIKLILQRTDELRQRLLREARACGSLSHRNIVELYDVGETADGEPFLVMQLLQGQTLADLLKVQRRIEPTLAARIGRDIASALSAAHAAKIIHRDLKPANIFLHREEGMAEGDFVVKVLDFGLAKNLEGIAGPAPVTNVAVGSPAYMSPEQVSVSKDLDHKTDLWSLGIVLYEMLTGGRPFVGTVSEVIRQILASPIPRVSSRVRGVPPEFDELVARCLERDPRKRPTSAADLAGMLGACAKDGAAAQEFAILRREPAPETRSATGIEAGATSTGAMQHSTTVSEHRTRSDETSTSKPRLRSGTIQAAFGVVLGALAILALVVTLGLFQGRGAQPATTSAWQTPAMLAAMTVVSILLVYTYTGWRRAARQLSATTQRIDSMALEHRNLLSKIAAVQKEDQKKIGWLAAAHEENTWLRTELERRPKLHRKKYRILTLGMKATGKTSLTLKWSNPLVDLGAVEGTKIERYERSVCHKLEKDRLIEHVFEVHDWGGEHIVDAQQALVLEDIHGLLLVVDLGGKDARQVDPARVAEQIQEFQPQALRHFFPPKLMASCKTVVLFINKSDLIAGTPAEVDQQAMQLYRPLIEALMKYASRIDVRVLVGSARYGHSTHLLFAHFVEQILPKTAYDDQLLQRLKVDSSESDELLSSHSHEREDIRRSQGEPTQGSG, translated from the coding sequence ATGAGCGGCAAGCGCTTGTTGGAAGAGCTGGGACGCCTCGCACGCGAGGAGGACATCATGGCCGATCCGAGGTGGGACGCGCTCGCCGCAGGGACGGCCACACCTGAAGACGAGGCCGCGCTCCTGGCCCTGGCGTCCCGGTACCCAAAAGCCAGGGCGGCGTACGAGGCGCTCCGACCCATGGATGAGGCAGCGATGGACCGCTTGGTCGAGCGCGTGGTGCGGGAGTTGGAGCCGCGGGACAGCGAAGCGCCCTCGCGAAATAACGCAGAAGGTTTGCTCGCCCGGGCTGGGAGAGTATTGGACGCGTGGACGGGGAGGAGGTTTTTCAGATCCCGCACCCCGTCTCGTGTGGAGGCAGCCGTCCCTCGACGCTTGCCGCGCGGCACGCTGGCCGGCAAGTACAAGCTCACCAGCCAGATCGGCGCAGGCGCCATGGGGTCCGTCTGGGAGGGGGTCAATACGCGAACGGGGCGGAAAGTCGCCATCAAGCTTATCTTGCAGCGGACGGACGAACTTCGGCAGCGGTTATTGCGCGAGGCGCGCGCATGCGGGAGCCTGTCGCATCGGAACATCGTCGAGCTCTACGACGTCGGCGAGACGGCCGACGGCGAGCCGTTCCTGGTCATGCAGCTCCTCCAGGGCCAGACGCTCGCGGATCTGCTCAAGGTGCAGCGGCGCATCGAGCCCACGCTCGCCGCGCGCATCGGGCGCGACATCGCGAGCGCGCTCTCCGCAGCGCACGCGGCGAAGATCATCCACCGCGATCTCAAGCCCGCGAACATCTTCCTGCATCGTGAGGAGGGAATGGCCGAAGGCGATTTCGTTGTGAAAGTACTCGACTTCGGGCTCGCCAAGAACCTCGAGGGAATCGCAGGGCCCGCGCCAGTCACCAATGTCGCGGTGGGATCGCCTGCGTACATGAGCCCCGAACAGGTGTCGGTGTCGAAGGATCTTGATCACAAGACCGACCTCTGGTCACTGGGAATCGTGCTCTACGAGATGCTCACGGGCGGACGTCCCTTCGTGGGTACGGTGTCCGAGGTGATCCGGCAGATCCTGGCATCGCCGATTCCTCGTGTTTCGAGCCGTGTACGCGGCGTACCGCCGGAATTCGACGAGCTCGTCGCGCGCTGTCTGGAAAGGGACCCGCGCAAACGACCCACCAGCGCGGCGGACCTCGCAGGTATGCTCGGTGCCTGCGCCAAGGATGGTGCAGCCGCACAGGAGTTCGCGATCCTTCGACGAGAACCGGCACCCGAGACGCGGTCTGCAACAGGCATAGAAGCGGGCGCAACATCGACCGGAGCGATGCAACACTCGACTACGGTTAGCGAACATCGGACGCGGTCCGATGAGACGTCGACGTCGAAGCCCAGACTGCGCAGCGGAACTATCCAGGCGGCGTTCGGCGTCGTATTGGGGGCCCTCGCAATACTCGCGCTGGTGGTCACCTTGGGTCTTTTTCAAGGTAGGGGCGCGCAGCCAGCTACTACCTCGGCCTGGCAGACGCCTGCCATGCTGGCAGCGATGACGGTGGTATCAATCCTTCTCGTGTATACCTACACGGGCTGGCGCCGTGCCGCCCGGCAGCTCTCTGCGACTACGCAGCGCATCGACTCGATGGCGCTCGAGCACCGCAACCTCCTGTCCAAGATTGCGGCGGTACAAAAAGAAGACCAGAAGAAGATCGGCTGGCTCGCGGCCGCGCATGAGGAGAACACCTGGCTGCGCACCGAGCTCGAAAGGCGTCCCAAGCTCCATCGAAAAAAGTACCGGATCCTGACGCTCGGCATGAAGGCGACGGGCAAGACGTCGCTCACGCTCAAGTGGTCGAACCCGCTCGTCGATCTTGGCGCCGTCGAAGGCACAAAGATCGAACGCTACGAGCGCAGCGTCTGCCACAAACTCGAGAAAGATCGCCTCATCGAGCACGTCTTCGAGGTGCACGACTGGGGCGGCGAGCACATCGTAGACGCGCAGCAGGCGCTCGTCCTCGAGGACATCCACGGCCTGCTCCTCGTCGTCGACCTCGGCGGCAAGGATGCGCGGCAGGTCGACCCAGCGCGCGTGGCGGAGCAGATCCAGGAGTTCCAGCCACAAGCGCTCAGGCACTTCTTCCCGCCCAAGCTGATGGCCTCGTGCAAGACGGTGGTGCTCTTCATCAACAAGAGCGACCTCATCGCCGGCACGCCCGCAGAGGTGGATCAGCAGGCGATGCAGCTCTACCGGCCCCTCATCGAGGCTCTGATGAAGTACGCGAGCCGGATCGATGTAAGAGTGCTCGTCGGTTCAGCGCGCTACGGCCACTCGACGCACCTGCTCTTTGCGCATTTCGTGGAGCAGATCCTGCCCAAGACCGCATACGATGACCAACTCCTCCAGCGGTTGAAGGTCGACAGCAGCGAGTCAGACGAACTTCTTTCGTCTCATTCGCATGAACGCGAGGACATACGGCGCAGTCAGGGGGAACCTACCCAAGGCAGCGGCTGA
- a CDS encoding phospholipase D-like domain-containing protein — MSVDRGMQLAADGFERIVTVPVGLPHFVWRVDIDVEFDRELRLLEETVLQLIGAGVSAPSEIAELMGLDDGRMVPATLVDLLRRGAVVHRDGILSLGISGVDMLKRAATRELRRYTDVELRHDPYHNELRWTFDELELKDKDLRANGVRALPAIGELNACDVEGRYRDLQRLVEREGFPFDTPEDRAAPRRREVIRMVPLKSYVAYREAQLEVWYRKEREEWAWRLLRGGGEEPEVSLKLAELESEGVDIIPLDEREELKIGAKGEVVHAAAEEARRMTQPRLLETAEHREALRDAILEAKKELIIISPWLRTAAVDHELLGWLRTTLDRNKSLRITVGYGIDRDGGRRPDPAARDQEEALRRLRKMGDQVRGRLRVVEIGNTHEKVVVCDDRYVIITSFNFLSFNPRPGKGVRREMGHLITDPDVVARVRATVTRALIDSGSRTT, encoded by the coding sequence ATGAGCGTGGATCGTGGCATGCAATTGGCCGCCGACGGCTTCGAGCGGATCGTGACCGTCCCCGTCGGACTGCCTCATTTCGTGTGGCGCGTCGATATCGACGTCGAATTTGATCGTGAGCTGCGCCTACTGGAGGAGACGGTCCTCCAGCTCATCGGGGCAGGCGTCTCCGCCCCGAGCGAGATCGCCGAGCTCATGGGTCTGGACGACGGGCGGATGGTTCCGGCCACGCTGGTCGATTTACTGCGTCGGGGCGCAGTGGTTCATCGCGATGGCATCCTGTCGCTGGGCATCTCCGGCGTGGATATGCTCAAGCGCGCTGCCACCCGCGAATTACGGCGCTACACCGACGTGGAGCTGCGCCACGACCCCTATCACAATGAATTGCGCTGGACCTTCGACGAGCTTGAGCTCAAAGACAAAGACCTTCGTGCCAATGGAGTGCGAGCACTTCCCGCTATTGGGGAGCTCAATGCGTGTGACGTCGAAGGTCGCTATCGCGACCTTCAGAGGCTCGTCGAGCGAGAAGGCTTTCCATTCGACACGCCCGAGGACCGCGCGGCACCTCGACGCCGCGAGGTCATCCGCATGGTGCCCCTAAAGTCCTACGTCGCATATCGTGAGGCACAGCTGGAGGTCTGGTACCGGAAAGAGCGGGAAGAGTGGGCGTGGCGTCTCCTGCGCGGCGGCGGCGAAGAGCCCGAGGTGTCGCTGAAGCTGGCTGAGCTCGAGTCCGAAGGTGTCGACATCATCCCGCTCGACGAGCGCGAGGAGCTCAAGATCGGCGCCAAGGGAGAGGTGGTGCATGCCGCTGCGGAGGAAGCGCGTCGCATGACCCAACCCAGGTTACTCGAGACCGCTGAACATCGCGAAGCGCTCCGAGACGCGATTCTTGAGGCCAAGAAAGAGCTCATCATCATCTCGCCGTGGTTACGCACTGCGGCTGTTGATCACGAGCTTCTTGGCTGGCTCCGGACGACACTGGACCGAAATAAAAGCTTGCGGATCACCGTGGGATACGGCATCGACCGCGATGGCGGTCGGCGGCCCGATCCTGCCGCGCGTGACCAGGAGGAAGCTTTGCGGCGCCTCCGGAAGATGGGCGACCAGGTACGCGGACGACTGCGCGTGGTCGAGATCGGCAACACTCACGAGAAGGTCGTTGTTTGCGATGATCGCTATGTCATCATCACGAGCTTCAACTTCCTCTCGTTCAATCCTCGACCGGGGAAAGGCGTGCGTCGGGAGATGGGGCACCTCATCACAGACCCCGACGTTGTTGCGCGGGTACGGGCGACCGTGACGAGGGCGCTCATCGACTCCGGGTCACGCACCACGTAG
- a CDS encoding RNA polymerase sigma factor — protein sequence MAKITPDLLERALARDRLAIRELLAILRPVLVNRIERVLRCRGAARYRDVHEEVNDLFQIVCIALFENEGRLVRMWDPTRGMSFENFAGLIAEQKAAATFRTRRDRLRLHGTDEDENEDCCIDVRTPERLAMSRDALRFILNKIRSELDERGSLLFELIIVQQRSVEEVCHVTSMSESAVYAWRSRLGRRIEEIAREVLS from the coding sequence ATGGCCAAGATCACACCTGACCTCCTGGAGCGGGCCCTCGCGCGAGATCGGCTGGCCATCCGTGAACTCCTCGCCATTCTGAGGCCAGTTCTCGTGAATCGGATCGAGCGAGTGCTCCGCTGCCGTGGCGCCGCACGTTACCGTGACGTGCACGAAGAGGTAAACGACCTCTTCCAGATCGTGTGCATTGCGCTCTTCGAAAACGAAGGTCGGCTGGTGCGAATGTGGGATCCGACGAGGGGCATGTCTTTCGAGAACTTCGCCGGGCTCATCGCCGAACAGAAGGCCGCGGCGACGTTCCGCACACGGCGAGACCGCCTCCGGTTGCACGGTACGGACGAGGATGAAAACGAGGATTGCTGCATCGATGTCCGTACGCCGGAACGACTCGCCATGTCGAGGGACGCGCTCAGGTTCATATTGAACAAAATACGGTCCGAACTCGACGAGCGCGGGTCGCTGCTCTTCGAGTTGATCATCGTCCAGCAGCGCTCCGTGGAGGAGGTCTGCCACGTCACGAGCATGAGCGAGAGCGCCGTCTACGCATGGCGAAGCCGCCTGGGACGCCGCATCGAAGAGATTGCTCGAGAGGTCTTGTCATGA
- a CDS encoding PEGA domain-containing protein, with translation MNPDTEHMRSETGNGRRGLGVVVALGVLFAASTVTGSVQAQGAGAANAPAAAKPQRDKEAQRLFKEGVAAANKDDNEKGIALIKAAIARDPQSEYIIALGTTEMNADKFRDAAEHLWAFLNSGQPIDPADRKEAEEMLAEAQAKIGTMTVRVEPAGADVLVDGAKVGVSPVEKPIFVEVGQRKVQAIKEGMAPASQVVDVAAGGKPAVELKLGALGGSGGSGGSGGGTVVQPPQGGERSKGLIYAGVGVSAALAVVGVGGVVGWWVKYGDANSIRDNCRGSGCQKNFDDAESMRVNFAYMSLAGFVGAGVIGGATAIYALTGKKSDDATKPNVSLMMGPEGSGLVVSGKW, from the coding sequence TTGAATCCTGACACCGAGCATATGCGCAGCGAAACGGGAAACGGGCGTCGAGGGCTGGGGGTGGTGGTCGCGCTGGGGGTGCTGTTCGCGGCCTCGACGGTGACCGGGTCGGTGCAAGCGCAGGGGGCGGGGGCGGCGAATGCGCCGGCTGCGGCGAAGCCTCAGCGGGACAAAGAGGCGCAGCGGCTCTTCAAGGAAGGGGTCGCGGCGGCGAACAAGGACGACAACGAGAAGGGGATCGCGCTGATCAAGGCGGCGATCGCGCGGGATCCGCAGTCCGAGTACATCATCGCGCTCGGGACGACCGAGATGAACGCGGACAAGTTTCGAGACGCTGCCGAGCACCTGTGGGCGTTCCTGAACAGCGGACAACCGATTGACCCTGCGGATCGGAAAGAGGCCGAGGAGATGCTGGCCGAGGCGCAGGCGAAGATCGGGACGATGACGGTCCGGGTGGAGCCGGCCGGCGCGGATGTGCTGGTCGATGGCGCGAAGGTCGGGGTTTCGCCGGTGGAGAAGCCGATCTTCGTGGAGGTCGGGCAGCGCAAGGTGCAGGCGATCAAAGAGGGAATGGCGCCGGCGTCGCAGGTGGTGGATGTGGCGGCCGGGGGGAAGCCTGCGGTGGAGTTGAAGCTGGGGGCGCTCGGGGGGTCAGGTGGGAGCGGAGGATCGGGGGGCGGAACGGTGGTGCAGCCGCCGCAGGGTGGGGAGCGGAGCAAGGGGCTGATTTATGCGGGGGTGGGGGTGAGTGCGGCGTTGGCGGTGGTGGGGGTGGGCGGGGTGGTTGGATGGTGGGTGAAGTATGGAGACGCCAACAGCATTCGGGACAATTGTAGAGGCTCAGGTTGTCAGAAGAATTTCGATGACGCAGAGAGTATGCGGGTCAATTTCGCATACATGTCACTGGCGGGGTTCGTCGGCGCTGGGGTGATCGGCGGGGCTACGGCGATCTATGCGTTGACTGGCAAAAAGTCCGACGACGCGACCAAGCCGAATGTGAGCTTAATGATGGGCCCTGAGGGCAGTGGCCTGGTTGTAAGCGGCAAGTGGTGA